The nucleotide sequence CCATTGGTGGGATCATACACGAACCAGGTTCCATAATTGAATCCGTAGTTGGTGGGGTAGAGTTTGACTTTTCCGCCACCCGGATCGCGGACGCGGTCGCTGTTGGGATCGCTGGGGCAGGCATAGACGGGGATTTTGAGACCATCGATGGCAGTTTGAAAATCCCAGGCGATGGAAAGATCAACGTTGTTATAAAGATTCCCCTGTTCGAGCAGAGGGAGGATGCGGCCATGTACGCCCCAGGAACCATTATTGCCTGTCGAAGAAACAGAAAGGTCTACGCTGGCACCGGGAGGGAGGTATCGATAGCTGCTGGCATAATTATGTACGGCAAGTCCCAGCTGTTTGAGATGGTTTTTACATTGGGTGCGGCGGGCGGCTTCCCGAGCCTGCTGGACGGCGGGGAGCAACAGAGCGATCAGAATGGCAATGATGGCGATCACCACCAGCAATTCGATCAGGGTGAAACCTCGTCTGGTGCGCATTTTATAAATTCCTGATTACTTTGAGGGCGGGTAGTTTAGAGTCCTGTATTATAGCTGCAAAGAATGTTCCAAAGTAGCTATATTCTATAAATTAAGTAGTCTGTCCATGATGCTCTGCAAGATATCAGTCTGGATGAATGTCACTCGATCAGCAATTGGAACAGGCGTGTCGATTGATTCGACAGGCGTGGCGAATATAGCGACATTCTGTAGTGGTGTTTCAGTATTGAAACCTGTGATAGAGGGGGGCTGATTCAAAAATCCCGTCTGAACTGTCTGGATGAATGTGTTTAATGGTCTGTAATTATCGTAAAATGGATTATTCCTCGTGTGCTTTCTCAACTATTGTCTGATTGATTGAATTTACGTTCTCCCATAGAAAGTGAAACTTCTCGATGCGCTGGCCTTTGCGGTACCAGATTCTGATTCCGATGGTGAGCATTATGGTCTGTGCCATTGTGGCGGTGACGTTATTGCATGCCTGGCTGGCCACCAATCAGATTAAACTGCAGATCAGGGATCAGTTTCGTCAAATTGCTTATACTCTGAATGAGGCGACGTTTCCGTTAACCGATGCCGTACTGAACCAGACCAAAGGCTTATCGGGAGCTGACTTTGTACTGGTGGATCAGAACGACGCGGTGCTCTCTTCAACGCGACCTGATTTTGTGCCTGCGGCTGTGAATCAGAATCCGCCTGACTGGAACCAGTTACAGATCTCGGATGTGATGGAAACCGGGGATGCCGGTTTTTTTCATGCAGTCGTCCAGGTTCAGCAGCGGTCGCGGACGGATGTTGTACGATATTTACACATTTACTACCCGGTCAAAGCGTATCGGGAAGCATTGTCGAATGCCATTTACCCTTCTTTACTGGCAGGCAGTATTGCGCTGATTGTGGTGGCAATGCTGGCGACAGTGATTGCCGGTCGAGTTACGCGGCCTTTGCAGCGGCTTGATCGCAAGGTCGCACAGATTGCCCGTGGTGATTTTAATCCCATGGTCCTGCCAGCACGAAACGATGAAATTCGTGATCTGAGTATATCCATTAATCAGATGGCGGAACTTCTGGGTGATTATGAAGACGAAGTCAAGCGGAGTGAGCGGCTGAAAACACTGGGGCAGTTGCGGGGGGCGATTGCGCATCAACTGCGGAATGCGGTGACCGGCTGCCGGATCGCGCTGGATCTGTATCTGCGTAAATGTGCCGACAGTGAGCAGGATGAAACATTACAGGTCGCCAATCGTCAACTCTGTATGATCGAACAATACCTGCAGAGTTTTCTGGAAAACAAAGCCGGACATTTTTCCAGTTTTGCACCAGTGTGTCTGAATGAGATTGTTGAGAAGCTGATGAGTCTGCTGGAACCAACGGCACGTCATGGAGGAGTCAGGCTCATTAATGAATCAGTTGAAGAATCATTGACTGTCGAGGGGGATGCGGAATCGCTGGAGCAGTTGGTGTCCAACCTGGTACTGAATGCCATCGAAGCAACATTGGCCGTTAAAACAGGGTCTGATTCCCAAAGTCCCTCAGAAGCAGAAGTCAGGTTGAAGCTGTTCCCAAGTGGTTCGGAGTCTGTTACTTTGGAGGTGACAGATACCGGACCGGGGCCTGAGTCTGCAGTTGTTAATAAAATGTTTGAACCTCTGGTGACAGCAAAAAAGGACGGGACCGGGCTGGGCCTGTTTGTCGCCCGGGAAATCGTGCAGAATCATCACGGGCGGCTGCGCTGGGAGCGTCGAGGTCAACATACCTGTTTTATCGTAGAGTTACCTGTCCATCAGGTGGAGAACGCGCGTGTCGAAATTACTAATTGTTGATGATGAAGAGTCGATCTGCTGGGGGCTGAGCCAACTGGGTGAGAGCCTTGGTCATCAGGTGCGAATGGCTTCGTCAGCAGAACAGGCGTTGACCTTTGCAGAAGAGGAACGTCCGGATGTGGTGGTGATGGACGTGCGGCTGCCTGGGATCGACGGGTTAACGGCAATGCAGGGGCTCTATGATCGTATCGGAACTGTTCCGGTGATTGTGATTACCGCTTATGGTGATTTACAGACCGCAGTGGAAGCAGTTCGTAAAGGAGCATTTGACTATATCGTCAAGCCATTCGATCTGAATCAGATGGAGCGCGTGTTAGAGAAAGCCATTGATGAGTCGCAGCGTGATGTTCTGATGCCCGGCGAACCGAAGCAGGTGGAGGGGCTGGTGGGTTCGACACCGGAGATGCAGAACGTCTTCAAGTCGATTGCGCTGGTGGCGGGCTCGGAAGCAAGCGTGTTACTGTCAGGGGAAAGTGGAACCGGAAAAGAGCTGGCGGCACAGGCCATTCATCGTTTCAGTGACCGCTCAGAAGGGCCATTCGTTGCGGTCAATATTGCATCCCTGAGTGAAGGCCTGGCGGAGAGCGAACTGTTTGGCCATGCGCAAGGGGCATTCACGAGTGCGGATTCAGCGCGGGTCGGTTTTCTGGAGCAGGCAGATCAGGGGACGTTGTTCCTGGATGAAGTCGCCGACATCCCACTGGCGATTCAGATTAAACTGTTGCGTGCACTGGAAGAGGGAGAGGTCTTACCCGTCGGTTCGAATCAGCGTGTGAAGACAAGTTTTCGAGTGATTGCTGCCACGCATCGTAATCTGGAGTCATTGATCAAACAGGGGAAGTTCCGGCACGATCTCTATTTTCGTCTGTGCACATTTCAGATTGATATTCCACCGCTGCGAAAGCGTGTGACCGACATTCGCGTGCTGGCGGAATTTTTTCTGGAGCGGTTTGTCGATCGACAGACGGGCATGCAGCATCGTCTGACTGCAGAAACCGTTGCGGAGCTGGAGCGGCGTCCCTGGTATGGTAACGTGCGCGAGCTGCGGAACGCGATTGAGCATGCTGCCTTGCGGGCACGCGGGGGGACGATACTTCCGGAAGATCTGCCGGCTGCTGTGTCACAGTCGTTTCTGGGAATGGGTGAGGCTCCCGCCGGATCGGAAGCGGAGATCAGTATGCTGTTGAAGCAGTGGGCAGAAGCACAACTGACGGACCCGGAGCAGGCGGCAAATGTTTATGAACAGCTGCTGGCACTGATTGAGCCTCCCGTGATGGAAGTGGCTTTGGAAAAATTTCATGGACAATGTGCCCCCGCGGCGCGGTGTCTGGGCTTGCATCGGACCACCTTGAGTAAGAAACTGAAACAATACGGAATTGAAAACAGCTGAAACACTTCTTCCGAGGAATTTCAACATGCAACTGATGTCGCGCTGCACGTTAATGTTGATGCTCGCCTTCTCTGTTCTGGCAGACAGGTCACTGTCTGCTGCGGAGAAACCTAAGCAGAACAAACCGTTGAACTTTGTGTTTATTCTGGTGGATGATCTGGGTTATATGGATGTGGGTTGTAATAATCCACAGACTTTTTATGAGACGCCCCATATCAACCAACTGGCGAAAACCGGCATGCGGTTTACCAACGGCTACGCGGCCAACCCGGTCTGCAGCCCGACACGCTACAGTATAATGACGGGAAAATACCCGACCCGCGTCGATGCGACGAATTTCTTTTCCGGGAAACGGGCCGGGAAATTTCTGCCCGCCCCACTGAATGACAAGATGCCTTTAAGCGAGACAACGATCGCGGAGGCTCTCAAAGAACATGGGTATTCCACATTTTTCGCGGGTAAGTGGCACCTGGGGCCAACACAAGAGTTCTGGCCTGAAAAACAGGGTTTTGATATTAACCGTGGCGGCTGGCATCGTGGCGGTCCGTATGGCGGGGGAAAATATTTCTCACCCTATGGAAATCCCCGGTTGACGGACGGGCTGAAGGGAGAGCATCTGCCCGATCGCCTGGCGAGTGAGACGGCCCAGTTTATTGACGCGCATCGCGATGAACCATTCTTCGCTTACCTCGCCTTTTATTCGGTACATACTCCGTTGATGGGACCCGGTCCGCTGGTGACCAAATACAAAGAGAAAGCAAAACGACTGGGACTGACCGGGAAGGAAGAGTTCGCAGACGAAGAGCAGGTGTTTCCCGTCGATGAGAAGCGACGTGTGCGGATCCTGCAGAATCATGCCGTGTATGCGGCG is from Gimesia maris and encodes:
- a CDS encoding sensor histidine kinase; amino-acid sequence: MRWPLRYQILIPMVSIMVCAIVAVTLLHAWLATNQIKLQIRDQFRQIAYTLNEATFPLTDAVLNQTKGLSGADFVLVDQNDAVLSSTRPDFVPAAVNQNPPDWNQLQISDVMETGDAGFFHAVVQVQQRSRTDVVRYLHIYYPVKAYREALSNAIYPSLLAGSIALIVVAMLATVIAGRVTRPLQRLDRKVAQIARGDFNPMVLPARNDEIRDLSISINQMAELLGDYEDEVKRSERLKTLGQLRGAIAHQLRNAVTGCRIALDLYLRKCADSEQDETLQVANRQLCMIEQYLQSFLENKAGHFSSFAPVCLNEIVEKLMSLLEPTARHGGVRLINESVEESLTVEGDAESLEQLVSNLVLNAIEATLAVKTGSDSQSPSEAEVRLKLFPSGSESVTLEVTDTGPGPESAVVNKMFEPLVTAKKDGTGLGLFVAREIVQNHHGRLRWERRGQHTCFIVELPVHQVENARVEITNC
- a CDS encoding sigma-54-dependent transcriptional regulator, which codes for MSKLLIVDDEESICWGLSQLGESLGHQVRMASSAEQALTFAEEERPDVVVMDVRLPGIDGLTAMQGLYDRIGTVPVIVITAYGDLQTAVEAVRKGAFDYIVKPFDLNQMERVLEKAIDESQRDVLMPGEPKQVEGLVGSTPEMQNVFKSIALVAGSEASVLLSGESGTGKELAAQAIHRFSDRSEGPFVAVNIASLSEGLAESELFGHAQGAFTSADSARVGFLEQADQGTLFLDEVADIPLAIQIKLLRALEEGEVLPVGSNQRVKTSFRVIAATHRNLESLIKQGKFRHDLYFRLCTFQIDIPPLRKRVTDIRVLAEFFLERFVDRQTGMQHRLTAETVAELERRPWYGNVRELRNAIEHAALRARGGTILPEDLPAAVSQSFLGMGEAPAGSEAEISMLLKQWAEAQLTDPEQAANVYEQLLALIEPPVMEVALEKFHGQCAPAARCLGLHRTTLSKKLKQYGIENS
- a CDS encoding sulfatase → MQLMSRCTLMLMLAFSVLADRSLSAAEKPKQNKPLNFVFILVDDLGYMDVGCNNPQTFYETPHINQLAKTGMRFTNGYAANPVCSPTRYSIMTGKYPTRVDATNFFSGKRAGKFLPAPLNDKMPLSETTIAEALKEHGYSTFFAGKWHLGPTQEFWPEKQGFDINRGGWHRGGPYGGGKYFSPYGNPRLTDGLKGEHLPDRLASETAQFIDAHRDEPFFAYLAFYSVHTPLMGPGPLVTKYKEKAKRLGLTGKEEFADEEQVFPVDEKRRVRILQNHAVYAAMVESMDKAVGKVLQQLEESGVAENTVVMLTADNGGLSTSEGSPTSNLPLRGGKGWLYEGGIREVFLIRWPGGTEPGSVCDEPVITTDFYPTILDLAGLPLKPQQHLDGVSLKPFLQGEAPFKRDALYWHYPHYSNQGGIPGGAIRVGDWKLIERFEDGQVHLYHLKEDLGEKQDLAEKYPERVAAMRKQLHKWYQETDAKFLQAKPGGPEPWRPGT